The following are encoded together in the Pleurocapsa sp. FMAR1 genome:
- a CDS encoding response regulator: MISILLVDDQALLCEVLKTWLDVEQDLHVIGVAHNGQEAIAQVEELRPNIVLMDIDMPKMDGLNATSIIRQRFPNTKIIVLSGHDDAAYLGKSMQAGAKSYLLKSTTAEELVLKIRSVYNNINLLEPVAENVDLDFLQVQLDELLETYRRKLQNQIQEHEQSLDNTNFLQQLEQKFEQRIAELEDKFNTNQTNKIGELEHKNQSSWQSVRKELINVNGQFNQANHNLSAQFNQQINNLKQDLDNKLSSALDDWSRQRAALQEWAVQRDEMRPSMEEYEAKNRHELMSAVNPIRSSLRDVEKQITTARRWAIISGLAAVIALGLSGYLLFSQTIFNNSGVSSIDKILK, from the coding sequence ATGATTAGTATTTTATTAGTAGACGACCAGGCTCTTTTATGTGAAGTTTTAAAAACTTGGCTTGACGTTGAGCAAGACCTTCACGTGATAGGAGTTGCTCATAATGGTCAAGAAGCGATCGCTCAAGTAGAGGAGTTGCGACCTAATATCGTCTTGATGGATATTGATATGCCTAAAATGGACGGCCTAAACGCAACCAGCATTATTCGCCAGCGTTTTCCCAATACCAAAATAATTGTTTTAAGTGGTCATGATGATGCTGCTTATCTAGGAAAATCCATGCAAGCGGGAGCAAAGAGTTATTTACTAAAAAGCACTACAGCCGAAGAACTAGTTCTTAAAATTCGCTCAGTTTATAATAATATTAATTTACTTGAACCTGTTGCTGAGAATGTTGATTTAGATTTTTTACAAGTTCAGCTAGATGAATTGTTAGAAACTTATCGTCGTAAACTTCAAAATCAAATTCAAGAACATGAACAGTCTTTAGATAATACTAATTTTTTACAACAGCTAGAACAAAAGTTTGAACAACGTATTGCTGAACTTGAAGACAAGTTTAATACTAACCAAACTAACAAAATTGGCGAACTAGAACATAAAAATCAATCTAGCTGGCAATCGGTACGCAAAGAGCTTATTAATGTTAACGGTCAATTTAATCAAGCAAATCATAATTTGAGTGCGCAGTTTAATCAACAAATTAACAACCTTAAGCAAGATTTAGATAATAAGCTGTCTAGCGCACTAGATGATTGGTCTCGTCAAAGAGCAGCCTTACAAGAATGGGCAGTACAACGAGATGAAATGCGCCCTTCAATGGAAGAATATGAAGCCAAAAATCGCCACGAGCTAATGTCTGCTGTTAATCCGATAAGATCTTCTTTGAGGGATGTAGAGAAACAGATAACAACCGCTAGACGTTGGGCAATTATCAGCGGATTAGCCGCGGTTATTGCTTTAGGTCTTTCTGGCTATCTTTTATTCTCTCAAACTATATTTAATAACTCAGGAGTTTCTTCTATTGACAAGATTCTTAAATAA
- a CDS encoding cation:proton antiporter, with product METIFLSVEPSVAEISIKGNLEQFLIVLSVSLSVATISRIFSWFRQIPYTLLLVIVGLGLAFVDIRLVTLSPELILEIFLPPLLFEAAWNIRWRSLKDSLFPVSLFAIVGVVISVVGVAFPLSYFTDMSLATALLVGASLSATDPVSVVALFRELGASKRLTIIMEGESLFNDGVAVVAFLLLVDIPLGNGEFGISTIMIRFLTFVGIGLGIGSLIGFGISYLTQRFDLPLVEQSLTLVSAYGTYLITEELGGSGVIGVVTVGIILGNFGSRIGMNPRTRLLVSEFWDFLAFFVNSIVFLLIGDQINFASLRNNFDLIIVAIASVLITRAIVIFGLGNLSNLVSKTKTNLREQTVLWWGGLRGSVSIAVALSVPVVLTGRQEIITTVFGVVLFTLLVQGLSTKWLLSTLNLIGDQPLRQEYSELLARKVAMNRVLDYLNNNELASEIDPEYYRYQQGLVKGQLQNIEDKIDKMQQVNDDLRALTMEQLNEQLLDIEADTYAEFIRAGKLNENLSPVLQEIIAKAGDT from the coding sequence ATGGAAACAATTTTTTTATCTGTAGAACCGAGCGTAGCTGAAATTTCCATCAAAGGAAATTTGGAGCAATTTTTAATAGTTTTGTCTGTATCCTTGAGCGTAGCAACGATTTCCAGAATTTTTAGCTGGTTTCGACAAATACCCTATACGTTGCTTCTAGTAATTGTCGGACTAGGTTTAGCTTTTGTGGATATTCGCTTAGTAACTCTTTCTCCAGAGCTAATTCTAGAGATTTTCTTACCCCCTCTGCTATTTGAAGCAGCTTGGAATATCCGTTGGCGAAGTTTAAAAGATAGTTTATTTCCAGTTAGTTTGTTTGCCATTGTCGGAGTAGTTATCTCTGTGGTTGGGGTAGCCTTCCCTTTGAGCTATTTTACAGATATGTCTTTGGCTACAGCACTTTTGGTTGGTGCAAGCTTGTCTGCTACCGATCCTGTCTCAGTGGTGGCATTGTTTCGAGAATTGGGAGCAAGCAAACGCCTAACTATCATTATGGAAGGAGAAAGTCTTTTTAATGATGGCGTAGCGGTAGTTGCCTTTTTGCTCTTGGTTGATATTCCTTTGGGCAATGGCGAGTTTGGTATCTCAACTATTATGATTCGCTTCTTAACCTTTGTGGGTATTGGCTTGGGAATTGGCAGCCTAATTGGTTTTGGAATTTCTTATCTAACTCAAAGATTCGATTTGCCCTTGGTAGAGCAGTCTTTAACCTTAGTTTCAGCTTATGGTACATATTTAATTACCGAAGAACTAGGCGGTTCTGGAGTAATTGGGGTTGTTACAGTGGGAATTATCCTGGGTAATTTTGGCTCACGAATTGGCATGAATCCTCGTACAAGGCTTTTGGTTTCCGAGTTTTGGGATTTTCTGGCATTTTTTGTTAATTCTATTGTTTTCTTGCTGATTGGCGATCAAATAAACTTTGCCAGCCTGCGTAATAATTTTGATCTAATTATCGTGGCGATCGCCTCAGTATTAATTACCAGAGCGATCGTTATTTTTGGCTTGGGCAATCTTAGTAATTTAGTCAGCAAAACTAAAACCAATCTACGAGAACAAACTGTCCTTTGGTGGGGTGGCTTAAGGGGTTCGGTTTCTATTGCCGTGGCTTTAAGTGTCCCTGTAGTCCTTACGGGAAGACAAGAAATTATTACTACAGTTTTTGGAGTGGTTTTATTTACGCTGTTGGTACAAGGGTTGAGTACTAAGTGGTTGTTAAGCACCCTAAATCTCATTGGCGATCAGCCTTTGCGTCAGGAATACTCAGAATTACTGGCTAGAAAAGTAGCCATGAATCGCGTTCTTGACTATTTAAACAATAATGAACTCGCCTCAGAAATCGATCCTGAATACTATCGTTATCAACAGGGACTAGTAAAAGGACAACTGCAAAATATTGAAGACAAAATTGATAAAATGCAGCAAGTAAATGACGACCTCCGCGCTTTAACTATGGAACAGCTAAACGAACAGCTTTTAGATATTGAAGCTGATACCTACGCTGAGTTTATTCGTGCAGGAAAATTAAACGAAAATCTCTCTCCTGTTTTGCAAGAAATTATTGCCAAAGCTGGAGATACATAG
- a CDS encoding type II toxin-antitoxin system HicB family antitoxin: MKQSFEAVIDEYLEDCKKEGKEPDKPFSGQFNLRITPELHRQITLKAKKQNVSLNTFVEQALERIV; this comes from the coding sequence TTGAAACAGTCTTTTGAAGCTGTGATTGATGAATATTTAGAAGACTGTAAAAAAGAAGGCAAAGAGCCAGACAAGCCATTCTCTGGTCAATTCAACTTACGTATTACACCTGAATTGCATCGTCAAATAACTCTCAAAGCAAAAAAACAAAATGTCAGCCTCAACACTTTTGTTGAGCAAGCATTAGAAAGAATAGTTTAA
- a CDS encoding nucleotidyltransferase family protein, with translation MKIIDLNQRFEIQPIQLQKICQQWQITELALFGSVLRDDFKPQSDIDLLVSFAEDAKITFFDLDTIEAQFSRLFNRQVDLVTKRSIEQSHNWIRKQNILNHAKIIYEQRSRNTSRSY, from the coding sequence ATGAAGATAATCGATCTCAATCAGCGTTTTGAAATTCAACCAATTCAATTGCAGAAAATTTGTCAGCAATGGCAAATTACCGAACTTGCTCTATTTGGATCGGTGTTGAGAGATGATTTTAAGCCTCAAAGCGATATAGACCTTTTGGTAAGCTTTGCCGAAGATGCGAAGATTACTTTTTTCGATCTCGACACGATTGAAGCGCAATTTAGCAGGCTGTTTAATCGACAGGTCGATCTTGTTACTAAGCGATCGATAGAACAAAGTCACAATTGGATACGTAAACAAAACATTCTCAATCACGCCAAGATTATCTATGAACAAAGATCGAGAAATACTTCTAGATCTTATTAG
- a CDS encoding HepT-like ribonuclease domain-containing protein, with protein MNKDREILLDLIRACQLSIQFCADLDWQAFAQDLKTQSSVLYQIVIIGEAVNRLSSGFIANNPQIPIRQIKGMRNRIVHKYKEVDLKVLWEAMQTSIPELLKELERIN; from the coding sequence ATGAACAAAGATCGAGAAATACTTCTAGATCTTATTAGAGCTTGTCAACTAAGTATTCAATTTTGTGCAGATTTAGATTGGCAAGCTTTTGCACAAGATCTTAAGACTCAATCATCAGTACTGTATCAAATTGTGATTATTGGTGAAGCGGTAAATAGACTATCTTCAGGCTTTATTGCTAACAATCCACAGATTCCTATTCGGCAAATTAAAGGAATGCGTAATCGGATTGTTCATAAATATAAAGAAGTAGATTTAAAAGTTCTTTGGGAAGCTATGCAGACAAGTATTCCTGAATTACTCAAAGAACTAGAAAGAATAAATTAG
- a CDS encoding DUF6883 domain-containing protein, with protein MKLPNPERAVVSEQKLAGYCLNFNHSDGQHKARVFKSALGLDLDDLEELKTALLNAVKDYEATADRQNQYGQKYIIDFPLNRENKTATIHSVWIVKNGEDFSRLVTCYVL; from the coding sequence ATAAAACTTCCCAATCCTGAACGGGCGGTTGTCAGCGAACAAAAACTAGCAGGATACTGTCTTAATTTCAATCATTCTGATGGGCAGCATAAAGCTCGTGTATTTAAATCTGCATTAGGCTTAGATCTTGACGATCTAGAAGAACTTAAGACTGCTTTACTAAATGCCGTTAAAGACTATGAAGCAACTGCCGATCGCCAAAATCAATATGGTCAAAAATATATTATTGATTTTCCTTTAAATCGTGAGAACAAAACTGCAACAATTCATAGCGTTTGGATAGTTAAAAATGGCGAAGACTTTTCTCGTTTAGTTACTTGTTATGTACTTTAA
- a CDS encoding DUF4926 domain-containing protein, with product MKLLDTVALLEDLPQLKLYRGQVGTIVEQYEPEVFEVEFSNTTGCAYALETLKADQLMLLHHHPLQASNLTSV from the coding sequence ATGAAATTACTTGATACAGTTGCCTTGCTCGAAGATTTACCACAATTAAAATTGTATCGTGGTCAAGTAGGAACAATTGTGGAACAATACGAACCTGAAGTTTTTGAAGTTGAGTTTAGCAATACTACAGGATGCGCTTATGCTTTAGAAACTTTAAAAGCAGATCAATTGATGTTATTGCATCATCATCCTTTACAAGCGAGTAATTTAACTTCAGTATAG
- a CDS encoding O-antigen ligase family protein, which produces MEISNFNFYKNKTVIPYLYGFLFALSIILINPWGGEDWGKIWIEPKLLVIQLLIILNLLVVLHHVSRYALVIPSAWKIGFGLWLLFLGFGVTSTFLSPFPLRSFWGLPSLGDGLFYWFFVAAFVVSNALLLHLKPKLIRYQVYGLLMGGVILALSIFIQVYDWRIDYTTTSGQISKINPEMLKSKIWKGQMPIGFYTNRGEVAFPLAIEVVLTLLGLLWGWIYPPLAGVVYLLVCTALFHTKCRTALLALLVALTCLLVRFRSDSKKRKIVICYGVGLFLVSYLIFKTSATLLTPELTSSASSESVKHGIKLNDFTSFGIRMDLWKLSLQGIAKRPLFGWGFDGLGIAFPFIADWTGQHQGYLFDKVDVAEILSLKEFLFTYLGVDGMVHVGVIMVQKAHNLIIDTAISVGIFGLISYISLLMFFLICAFKSTLLGIEAVAITYLVYTLTWYESGQFSHLGWWGLSVGLGCTRLFKGKKE; this is translated from the coding sequence ATGGAAATTAGTAACTTTAACTTTTATAAGAATAAAACAGTCATACCTTATCTGTACGGCTTTCTCTTTGCCCTAAGCATTATATTAATTAATCCTTGGGGTGGAGAGGATTGGGGAAAAATTTGGATTGAACCTAAATTATTGGTTATTCAACTACTTATTATCCTGAACTTATTAGTAGTCTTACATCATGTAAGTCGTTATGCCTTAGTGATACCCTCCGCCTGGAAGATAGGATTTGGTCTTTGGTTATTATTTCTAGGTTTTGGAGTAACTTCAACTTTCTTAAGTCCCTTTCCCTTACGTTCCTTTTGGGGTCTACCATCGCTAGGTGACGGTTTATTTTACTGGTTTTTTGTAGCAGCTTTTGTGGTTAGTAACGCTTTGTTGCTGCATTTAAAGCCCAAACTTATTCGTTATCAAGTTTACGGTCTTCTGATGGGAGGAGTAATTTTAGCTCTTAGTATTTTTATTCAAGTTTATGATTGGCGCATCGACTATACTACTACCTCTGGACAAATTAGCAAGATAAATCCAGAAATGCTCAAAAGCAAGATCTGGAAGGGACAAATGCCTATTGGCTTTTATACCAATCGTGGGGAAGTTGCTTTTCCTTTAGCTATAGAAGTAGTATTAACTCTGTTGGGATTACTTTGGGGCTGGATCTATCCCCCTCTTGCAGGAGTAGTTTATTTGCTTGTATGTACTGCTCTCTTCCATACCAAGTGCCGAACTGCATTATTAGCTCTACTTGTAGCGTTGACCTGTTTACTTGTACGCTTTCGTTCTGACTCGAAAAAGCGGAAAATAGTAATTTGCTACGGAGTAGGTTTATTTTTAGTTAGTTATCTAATATTTAAAACTTCAGCAACGTTGCTTACGCCAGAATTAACATCATCTGCTTCGTCCGAATCTGTCAAGCATGGCATCAAGCTTAATGATTTTACTTCCTTCGGCATTCGCATGGATTTATGGAAACTATCATTACAAGGCATCGCCAAACGACCTTTATTTGGCTGGGGCTTTGATGGTCTTGGTATTGCCTTTCCCTTCATTGCTGATTGGACGGGACAACATCAAGGTTATTTGTTCGATAAGGTGGACGTAGCTGAGATTTTAAGTTTAAAAGAGTTTCTCTTCACATATTTAGGGGTCGATGGCATGGTTCATGTAGGAGTGATCATGGTTCAGAAAGCCCATAACTTAATTATAGATACTGCTATCTCCGTCGGAATTTTTGGTCTTATATCTTATATTTCCCTGTTGATGTTCTTTCTTATTTGCGCTTTCAAATCAACGTTATTGGGTATTGAGGCAGTAGCCATAACTTATCTAGTTTATACTCTTACCTGGTATGAATCAGGTCAGTTTAGTCACCTTGGTTGGTGGGGGTTAAGCGTCGGTTTAGGCTGTACGAGATTATTTAAAGGCAAGAAGGAGTAG
- a CDS encoding endonuclease domain-containing protein translates to MNYKPRIRGTTPEIEEAARRLRKNLTTAETHLWSALKNKQLEGLRFRRQHPVGNFILDFYCASCKLVVEVDGEIHNQQTDRDRARTDKLEEHGYKVLRFSNKQVLNDLPWVLEQIKAIISPP, encoded by the coding sequence ATGAACTACAAACCAAGAATTCGTGGGACAACTCCCGAAATAGAAGAGGCTGCGCGGAGATTAAGAAAGAACTTAACGACCGCAGAGACACATTTATGGTCAGCCTTGAAAAACAAACAGCTAGAAGGGTTACGGTTTCGTCGCCAGCATCCTGTAGGAAATTTTATCTTAGATTTTTATTGCGCTTCTTGTAAATTGGTTGTGGAAGTTGACGGAGAAATTCACAATCAACAAACAGATCGCGATCGCGCTAGAACCGATAAATTAGAAGAACACGGTTATAAAGTATTGAGATTCAGTAATAAACAAGTATTGAATGATTTGCCTTGGGTTTTGGAACAGATTAAGGCGATTATTTCGCCCCCCTAG
- a CDS encoding ribbon-helix-helix domain-containing protein, with product MNRRINITLPNETIELLNHIVPKGDRSRFINDAVKYYITEVEKKKLREQLRQGAIERSQRDLNLAETWFDLEEEVWLENQK from the coding sequence ATGAATCGTCGCATTAATATCACTTTGCCAAACGAAACTATTGAATTACTCAATCACATAGTTCCCAAAGGCGATCGCAGTCGTTTTATCAACGATGCAGTCAAATATTATATTACTGAAGTTGAAAAGAAAAAACTAAGAGAACAGTTAAGACAGGGAGCTATTGAAAGATCGCAAAGAGACTTAAATCTTGCTGAAACTTGGTTCGATCTCGAAGAAGAGGTATGGCTCGAAAACCAAAAATAA
- a CDS encoding type II toxin-antitoxin system PemK/MazF family toxin, producing MLPKRSEVYLVNFDPTIGSEIRKTRPALILQNDIGNEFSPITIVAAITSQYDDNLYPTEVFIEPPEGGLSNNSVVLLNQIRSIDKKRLIKRLGKLTLTSMKQVERAIQISFELIKL from the coding sequence ATGTTACCGAAACGTAGTGAAGTGTATTTAGTCAATTTCGACCCTACTATTGGTTCAGAAATCAGAAAAACTCGTCCTGCTTTAATTCTCCAAAACGACATCGGCAATGAATTTAGCCCTATTACAATTGTTGCAGCTATTACTTCTCAGTATGATGACAATCTCTATCCTACTGAAGTTTTCATTGAACCTCCCGAAGGCGGACTTAGTAATAATTCTGTAGTATTGCTCAATCAAATTCGCTCTATAGATAAAAAACGACTTATTAAACGGTTAGGTAAACTTACTTTGACATCAATGAAACAAGTCGAACGAGCAATTCAAATTAGTTTTGAATTAATAAAATTATAA
- a CDS encoding Uma2 family endonuclease: MTATTTTKIFSFEEYLQYDQDPDSRYELVDGKLELMNPPTFRHILISDFIQDAFKAEINRLKLPWLAIREGGIRTGWRKSRIADVYVVQKEQVMDLLDESGVLKTSPLLVVEVVSPESIKRDYRYKRSEYAAIEIDEYWIVDPIEQQVTILVLDEGLYEETIFTFEQELVSPTFTEIKLTPKQIFIAE; the protein is encoded by the coding sequence ATGACTGCCACAACTACAACAAAAATATTCTCCTTTGAGGAATATTTACAGTACGACCAAGATCCTGATAGTCGTTACGAACTGGTAGACGGCAAACTAGAATTAATGAACCCTCCAACTTTTCGCCATATTCTGATTAGCGACTTTATTCAGGATGCTTTTAAAGCAGAAATAAATCGCCTTAAACTCCCGTGGTTGGCAATTAGAGAAGGGGGAATTAGGACAGGATGGCGTAAATCACGCATTGCCGATGTGTATGTGGTTCAAAAAGAGCAAGTCATGGATTTGTTAGATGAATCTGGAGTATTAAAAACTTCCCCTTTATTAGTTGTAGAAGTAGTTAGTCCTGAATCGATCAAAAGAGATTATCGCTATAAGCGATCTGAATATGCAGCGATAGAAATCGATGAATACTGGATTGTCGATCCCATAGAACAACAGGTCACAATTTTAGTATTAGATGAAGGTTTATATGAGGAAACTATTTTTACATTTGAGCAGGAATTGGTTTCACCTACTTTTACAGAAATTAAGTTAACTCCCAAACAAATTTTTATTGCTGAATAA
- a CDS encoding DUF29 domain-containing protein, with amino-acid sequence MATQLSSITDTKNLYNRDYYLWLSYTAQLIKDGNFSEIDAANLIEEIEDMGRSEKRAVKSNLIILLLHLLKYKYQPAKKTNSWKASIREHRRRLRDDFKVSPSLKRYFQEVFEESYQDSREQVADETGLPIDTFPTLCPFTIAEVLDSNYLPPETI; translated from the coding sequence ATGGCTACTCAACTGTCCTCAATTACAGATACGAAGAATCTTTATAACCGTGATTATTATCTTTGGTTATCCTATACTGCTCAATTAATCAAAGATGGGAATTTTTCTGAAATTGATGCAGCTAACTTGATTGAAGAAATCGAAGATATGGGCAGAAGTGAAAAACGGGCAGTAAAAAGTAATTTAATTATTTTGCTGTTACATCTGCTCAAATATAAATATCAACCAGCAAAGAAAACTAATAGTTGGAAAGCTAGCATCAGAGAACATCGACGTAGATTAAGAGATGATTTTAAAGTTAGTCCTAGCTTAAAACGCTATTTCCAGGAAGTATTTGAAGAATCTTATCAAGATAGCAGAGAACAGGTTGCTGATGAGACTGGATTACCTATCGATACTTTTCCAACTCTTTGTCCTTTTACGATCGCTGAAGTCCTCGATTCTAATTACTTACCGCCAGAAACCATTTAA
- a CDS encoding alpha/beta fold hydrolase, producing the protein MTDYLKGELINLRRKVDLQVSYHAGTKPGLVFLHGGLGNRFNWRSQYEFFSDRHRQVLAYDLAGHGQSSAYDRYSVGRHCRDLTRLLQRYQIKSPILCCHSYGVPLGLEWARYNSATALVLIAGGTHDLAPWWEIPLIKFLAWGGRHLYRFPKVQSLTNRLSSNHQGKKIEQFLAESPVPLEPHPYEALEIFWGYNFWQRRQTPMKKKIPILVISAGQDSMFTKQMGQELANSFQLGQHLHLPEAGHLLIAEYPQVVNQAIANFIDRVNSVD; encoded by the coding sequence TTGACAGACTATCTCAAGGGTGAATTAATCAACCTGCGCCGTAAAGTAGATTTACAGGTTAGCTATCATGCTGGAACTAAGCCAGGATTAGTTTTTTTGCATGGAGGATTGGGAAATCGATTTAACTGGCGATCGCAATATGAATTTTTTAGCGATCGCCATAGACAAGTATTGGCTTATGATTTGGCGGGACACGGACAGTCTAGTGCTTACGATCGCTATTCTGTGGGCAGACATTGCCGTGATTTAACTCGCTTACTCCAACGCTATCAGATAAAATCACCAATTCTTTGTTGTCATAGTTATGGTGTCCCTTTGGGTTTAGAGTGGGCAAGATATAATTCAGCTACAGCCCTAGTTTTGATCGCAGGTGGCACTCACGATCTTGCACCTTGGTGGGAAATTCCCCTAATCAAGTTTTTAGCTTGGGGAGGCAGACACCTTTATCGCTTTCCCAAAGTGCAGTCTTTGACAAACCGTTTATCTAGCAATCATCAAGGCAAAAAAATAGAACAGTTTTTGGCAGAAAGCCCTGTTCCTCTCGAACCCCATCCTTACGAAGCGTTAGAAATTTTTTGGGGCTACAATTTTTGGCAACGTCGCCAAACCCCGATGAAAAAGAAAATACCTATCTTAGTAATTAGTGCTGGTCAAGACTCAATGTTTACAAAACAGATGGGACAAGAGTTGGCAAATAGTTTTCAGCTAGGACAACATTTACATTTACCAGAAGCGGGACATCTATTGATTGCCGAATATCCGCAAGTGGTGAATCAAGCGATCGCCAATTTTATCGACCGAGTAAATAGTGTAGATTGA
- a CDS encoding O-antigen ligase family protein → MMTNNTSKTFRIFEFVFSIAALFHLSEAITPLFLTKGANEGDGIALSAYDLSLNAKMSLLVYFVTFVLLAMRWKRVLPVLSSNKLLFILMAIVCFSYFWSINPPQTFRFAVYALGTTAFGLYLATRYTLSEQMNLLTWTYGLLLILSILFVVAIPKYGLMGGVHEGAVRGVFTHKNQFGAFMAPSGVIFFLSALSNQKNSWIYWFLLVLSCGTMVMSRSTTALGTFLVMLMLCIVYRIFRWRYEVMVSAILAVIIVGVGVLVYLAGYVGEDALTSSVGKDTTLSGRTLIWKYVWDQIQLHPWLGYGLSAFWNGFEGPSGYIQLATGIGVIYAHNGFLDIWLSIGIIGLGVFLIGFVITISQSLALLRRTNSPEGFWPLLFLSYVLLSNLTEGTINSMSSSFWALYAAISYSLIIAKNNNYKIYD, encoded by the coding sequence ATGATGACGAATAATACTAGCAAAACGTTTAGAATTTTTGAATTTGTTTTTTCAATAGCCGCTTTATTTCATCTATCCGAAGCTATTACTCCCCTATTTTTGACCAAAGGAGCAAATGAAGGTGACGGTATAGCACTAAGTGCTTACGATTTGTCTCTTAACGCCAAAATGTCTTTGCTGGTTTACTTTGTGACTTTTGTTCTTTTGGCAATGAGATGGAAAAGAGTTCTCCCTGTACTTTCTAGCAATAAGTTGCTCTTTATCTTAATGGCAATTGTTTGTTTTTCCTATTTCTGGTCTATTAACCCACCCCAAACTTTTAGATTTGCTGTTTACGCCCTCGGTACTACTGCTTTTGGACTTTATCTGGCAACCCGTTATACTTTGTCCGAACAGATGAATTTGCTGACTTGGACTTATGGATTGTTATTGATCTTAAGTATTTTGTTTGTAGTGGCAATACCTAAATATGGTCTGATGGGTGGAGTGCATGAAGGGGCTGTTCGCGGTGTATTTACTCATAAAAATCAGTTTGGTGCATTTATGGCTCCTTCTGGGGTAATTTTCTTTTTAAGTGCCTTGAGTAATCAAAAAAATAGCTGGATTTATTGGTTTTTGCTGGTTCTTAGCTGCGGTACGATGGTAATGTCGCGGTCTACAACAGCTTTAGGGACATTTCTAGTCATGTTGATGCTGTGCATAGTTTATCGTATCTTTCGCTGGCGATATGAGGTAATGGTTTCGGCAATTTTAGCTGTAATTATTGTCGGTGTCGGTGTTCTGGTTTATTTGGCTGGATACGTAGGCGAGGATGCACTCACTAGTTCTGTAGGTAAAGATACAACATTATCGGGCAGAACCCTAATCTGGAAATATGTTTGGGATCAAATTCAGCTACATCCCTGGTTGGGTTATGGACTCTCAGCATTTTGGAATGGTTTTGAGGGCCCTTCTGGCTATATACAATTAGCAACGGGGATAGGCGTAATTTATGCTCACAATGGATTTTTAGATATTTGGTTGTCTATAGGGATTATCGGCTTGGGTGTTTTTTTAATCGGCTTTGTGATTACAATATCCCAATCTTTAGCTTTATTAAGAAGAACTAACAGCCCAGAAGGGTTTTGGCCTCTTTTGTTTTTAAGCTACGTTCTGTTGTCTAATTTGACTGAGGGAACAATAAATAGTATGAGTAGTTCTTTTTGGGCGCTCTATGCAGCAATATCTTATTCCCTAATCATAGCTAAGAACAACAATTACAAAATTTACGATTAA